The Trichomycterus rosablanca isolate fTriRos1 chromosome 20, fTriRos1.hap1, whole genome shotgun sequence genomic interval TCCACTCCAACTTAACACGCCTACGGATGTAGTCGTGGTTCGTGCTATTCATCAGTTCCAGCTGGTTTGGAACCTATTTATTTTAAGTGAAAATGCGCAGAATGGTTCAAATTTGGGTACGTAAACCAATTCCACGTTGGCCGAAAAGGGCCATCAGTGGCTCAGCCACCAGAAAGTGGATTTGCCGTGTAGCATGTGAGTGTATCATAAGTGCAAAACAGCAAGAGAACAGTACAGGTCATTTTTCTCAGCACATACGAGCACACAGCCTCTCTCCAATCGCTGCTACTGACATTTCTATTACATTGAATTACTGTGAATCAAAAATGTTACATATTATAAAGCTTATAGACTAAAATTAATAGAATGTGTGAGGGGAAATCGCAAACGGACATGtaaaatacaccgaccaggcataacattatgaccactgacaggtgaagtgaataacactgataatctcTTCAacatgggtgggatatattaagcagcaagcaTTTTccccttaaagttgatgtgttagaagcaggaaaaatggacaagcgtaaggatttgagcgagtttgacaagaaccagactgtgatggctggacgactCGGTCAGAGCGTCtccagaactgcagctcttgtggggcgttcccggtctgcagtggtcaatatctatcaaaagtggtccaaagaaggaacagttgtaaaccggcgacagggtcatgggcggccaaggctcattgatgcacgtggggagggaAGGCTGACCcgcgtggtccgatccaacagacgagctgctgtagctcaaactgctgaagaagttaatgctgatgttatgcctgatcggtgtaaactgCCACGCATTCCTTCCATGACCAAAcaaggccactcaggtggcgcattgGTAAAACAcagtagcacaccagagctgacatttcggacacgtcggttcgaaactcagctctgccatccgattGGCTTGTCGTTCATACAGGATGGGAGCTGGactggacctcataactgatgcaatcacaacctttgctggctgattgagggATAATGCTCGACTCAAagccgtacacaaagctgatccgcatatgaactcgcctcgtgcaggtgaagagATGCAGTCGGATaatgcgcacgtgtcggagggggcgtgttagtCTCGGTCGTCCTCGGtcagcagtggggatcagcatcagtagagtaatcgggtaattggatacaactagattgggaggaaaataagAGGACGTTCAGCTACTTTTCTTTAGCATATGTAATGACAAAGCTCATATGGTCAGTGCTGCCCTGGTGTCAGATTGATAGATTTGGCCTGGATGTGACGTCTTCTCAGGTCTTTTCTCCTCCTGCTGCGAATGAGGACGGGACCGGTGGTGATGATTGTCTCACGGTTCATAGGGTGGACGGTTTGTGCTTTCCTCTTTGAAGAATCGGCAATATGATTATAGATTACAGCAACCCCAGCCAAAACTAGAGGTAACGAGAAAAGAAAATCATAAAATGTGCAGCGGTACACACTGATCCACTTGAGGAATGTTGCAAGATTTCCTTTAAAACACTGTTTCAGGCTTTAAAACATAAGGCAGTCCGATACGGCCAAAAAACGTTAGTTCCTTCTTTTGTGGCAGGCATTATGACCATGGAGTCTGATTATTCCAGCGAGGTTTGTGCACGACCCTGCGCCTTCCGGTCATTTGGTCTTCGGCACCACCAGAATCTCGTCCCCGTCCTGAATGCTGTAGGAATGCAGGGCCCTCGTGCTGTACTTCATCTCCTCGGGGCCGAACGCCGAGTGCATGTCCTTGTCGATGTAGTAGAGGCGCATGTTGCTGGCCGAGAGCCGCACCACCGCTTTCAGCTGCTTCTTCAGCTCGGCGACGGTCTGATCCAGTCGGATTCTTACCTGCTCGACTCGGTCCTCGCAGTGCACCGCCACCTTAGCGTGGCAGCGGGGCCGGAGATCGATCTCGGCCAGGGGAGCCAGCTTGCCGTACTTGGTCACCAGACATTGGTATCTGTCACATAAAGAGTAGTGGCACTTTAGAAAGCAATAACAGTGgaataaatacagtgtattcagcccccttgacaAACCATGGTCTGTAGATGTGCTAGAAACTGTAGCAATTTGAATTGGCTTAACatacactactgtatattgccaaaagtattcactcacccataaatcattgaattcaggtgttccaatcacttccacggccacaggtgtattaaaccaagcacctaggcatgcagactgcttctacgaacattagtgaaagaatgggtcactcaagagctcagtgaattccagcgtggtaccgtgataggatgccacctgtgcaacaagtccagtcgtgaaatttcctcgctaaatattccacagtcgattgtcagtggtattataacaaagtggaagtgattgggaacaacagcaactcagccacgaagtggtaggccacgtcaAATGAcggagcggggtcagcggatgctgaggcacatagtgctcagaggtcgccaactttctgcagagtcgatcgctacagacctccaaacttcatgtggccttcagattagctcaagaacagtgtgtagagagcttcatgggatgggtttccatggccgagcagctgcatccaagccttacatcaccaagcgcaatgcaaagcgtaggatgcagtggtgtaaagcacgccgccactggactctagagcagtggagacgtgttctctggcaatccgatggacgagtctgggtttggcggttgccaggagaacggtacttgtctgactgcattgtgccgagtgtaaggtttggtggaggggggattatggtgtggggttgtccttcaggagttgggctcggccccttagttccagtgaaaggaacccttaatgcttcagcataccaagagattttggacaatttcacgctcccaactttgtgggaacagtttggggatggccccttccggttccaacatgactgcgcaccggtgcacaaagcaaggtccataaagacatggatgcgAGTTTGGTGTAAAGtaacctcaacctgatagaacacctttgggatgaattagagcggagactgtgagccaggccttctcgtccaacatcagtgtctgacctcacaaatgcgcttctggaagaatggtcaaaaattcccataaacacactcctaaaccttgtggaaagccttcccagaagagttaaagctgttatagctgcaaagggtgggccgacatcatattaaaccctatgaatTAAGAATGGgaatcactcaagttcatatacgtgtgaaggcagacgagcgaatacttttgtcaGTATAGTGTAGTTTGCAAAGGCTCACAGCTGGGTCTTTAAGGGCAGTGGGATAACTCACTCTCAAAtccactcactctcttaaccgcttatccaatcagggtcacggggggtgtgtgctggagcctatcccagctttttaatggccgcaaggcacacagtaacacccttgatggggcgtcagtccatcgcagggcagacacacacacacacacacctattcacctatagggcaattcagcgtctccaattaacctgactgcatgttttggactgtgggagaaaaccgaagctcccggaggaaacccacgcagacactgggagaacatgcaaactccgcacagaaaggacccggaccgtgccacctggggatcgaacccaggaccttcttcatGGTCAACAAAGCTCCAGTACCTATTAGGCAGCTCGTCCTCAGAGTAATCCTGATAGTAGCGGATGAAGAACCTCTCAGCATCCTCACGCTCTCCATTCGTGACGACACTTCCATTCAGGGAATTTACTGATGGAAGCCTGATACAAGAGGACACAAGCAATTTGAGCACTGGAGAGAATGTATGAACTCGCATGAGTGCAGGACGTCATGGAGCCACTTACTGTGCTATCATTAGACTGCGTCTCTCCATGTTAGTGTAAGGCTGCAATAGAGGAATGCCCCGCAGCCTCACTTCCTCCAGTTTGGGTAGGCAATTCAACTTCTCAATGTCCTCCCACCGACTGAGACCTAGTCAACCATAAACAGAAACTGTCTTAGCATGGTCGTTTTAGCTTCTACTACATTATACTGGTAATCAACAAAATAATTACCTAATTACATAACATAGCTTTATAAACCTTACCAGAGTTGTGCAAGTTGATGCTTCGCAGGTTGGGAAACAGGCGGCGGAGATTGTCCTCGGACTCCAGGATGGAACTCAGGTTGTTGTTAGCTAGGACGAGTGTGTCGAGAGAGGGGAACATGGTGCCAAACTTGCGCACCTCGCTCCAGTCCTGCAGATTGTTGTCTGTGATGTGCAGCAGGCGTAGCGAAGGACATGGAGTGGCGGTCGGCATCACAGTGTTGTACTCATTAAGGCACAGGAACAGCTCCTCCAATCTAAAAACGTGAATGAATTATAGTAATCCACTACTCATCTATGTTAAGGATTAGTAATACAGTGCCAACAACTCCCCAAATAGACATCGCTGCCTAAAAAAGACCTTATTTCTGAAGTTCGattctcggctctgctaccggtcagctgggcgccctctagcaggcacaattggctaatgcctgtagcagacaaaattgcatttcagtctgctgtgtgggaaaagaccggactaaggagTGGGGTTATCAACTCTATGTGAGCACCTTGGTTGCTCAGGATGTctatacagaaagtggaggagcggaGATTGGGGCAGGGCTCTCCGTACGCAAAGCCGACCTCCACCGAAGACCTTACTTGTAAACCCACCAACAACAATGAACCAAAAAATTATGTTTTCACAATATTTCACaaaggcacggtggcttggtgggtagcactgtcgcctcacagcatgaaggtcctgtgttcaatccccaggtggtgcggtccgggtcctttctgtgcggagtttgcatgttctccccctgtctgcgtgggtttcctccgggagctccggtttcctcccacagtccaaaaacatgcagtcaggttaattggagacactgaattgccctataagtgaatgggtgtgtgtgtgtatgtgtgtgtgtacgtctgccctgcgatggactggctccagcacctccctcgcgaccctaattgaataagcggataagaaaatgaatgaatgaattaatatttcacaaataattttgtatctccaattcacctcacttgaatgtctttggactgtggagcttcaggaggaaacccacgcagacacggggagaacatgcacacagaagggggaattgaacccaggatcttcttgctgtgaggcgacagtgctacccaccgagccgcctaTATCATATAGACATAACACTAGAATTGCTTGGTTGGAGTCTATCatttttataaagctataaaagtGTTTGTTGTTAAATGTGCTGTAAAGGAGTTTCCTTATAAACCATCCAACATTAGAGTTAAACTTTGTTCCCAACTACAAAGGCAATAAAAATCTGGCATGAGAGGTTTCAATGTTAAAGGCATCAAAAGTTCAAAGCCATTCTTATGCAGTCCACTCAAGGTCCATTTGTGGCTAAACAATAGGCACATATTAAGAGCAGTGATCTTACTCGGGCATCTCACGTGTAAAGGTGTGAACGACGTCCCAGGACACTTGGGTGTTGTTGAGGACGAGACGGCGCACCCGGGAAAAGACCTCGGCGCAGTCCGGGTCCAACGCTGCTTCACTTAATGGGTTTGAGCTGAGGTTCAGGGTGTCTAGGTTTGGAATGTTCATGACGATCTTACTGATCTGAAAGAAGCAAACGAATagttaaacaaacaaagaaaaaaacaacaacaataggcTTCTGTTCGTTTGTAAAGACTAAGGAGGAAACACACCTACCTCATGCCAGTCTTGAAGTTTATTTTGGGACAGGTCCAGTTCCACAACGTGAGCACAAAAGGCTGCGATCTCGCCTTCGTCTCCTGCACTGCTGATACCACAGCCGTTCAGGACCAACACACTGGGTAGGTTTAGTCGATCTGATAGGATAAGAATATTCGATATAAAGCTTTTTCCTTAAATAAGCATCTTTTGATGCAAAGCAGCCATTTCATTCAAGTGTCTGTCTAGTACCAACACATGGAAAAACTCATCCTACTTAATAAGGTACTGATTTAATGATCACCAGAACCAAAGTTCATTTCACAAGGTAAATTACGCAGTCAGGAAATCATAAGTCCTGTAGTTCCGGAATTAGACATAGTCCAGATTTTACTAGTAAGatttttaagctttttaatatagaatagaatagaatagaatagaatagaatagaatagaaacttTGTCATTGCACATGGTACAACAAAATACTGTGTGGTACTTCTCAACATAAATTAatcatataaaaaagaaaaacaacacacagaCATAAAACATACAGTCAATAATAGCAGCGTATAAGATTTGAGGTGCAAAGTGGCAAAAATGAGTGAGTTCTTAAGGGTTTGGGTGGGGGTGTAAAGAGGGAGTGATGGacgttacagctctggggaagaaGGTCCTGAAGGCAGAGGGACAAACAGTCTATGTCCTGGCTGGCTGGGATCTTTAGTAATGTTGCTGGCTTTCTAGGAGCTAGGTCTAGGAGCGGACATTCCGTGAtcctctgttctgttcttaCCACCCGGGCCAGGTCCTTCCTGTCTTGTTATGTACAGCTGGAATACCATACAGTCATACAGAGACAGAGGATGCTTTCAATTGTGCTTTTGTAAAAGTTCACTAGTAGCTGAGAGGGGAGTACGGCCTGCTTAAGCTTCTTCAAGGAGAGAAGTCATTGCTGGGCTTTCTTTACGAGGTGGGAGGTGTTCAGAGCCCAGGTGAGGTCAGCTGTAATGTGGAGTCCCAGGTACTTGATGTTGTCCACACGCTCCACTTCCTCCCCATGTATCATGTATGAATAAGGGGGCGTGTGTTGTGTCCTGTAGTCCACAATGACCTCTTTAGTCTTGGTGGTGTTCAGAACCGTTGTTGTCTGAGTACCACCGTGACGGCTCTCCTCTCTGTAGTGAGTCTCATTACTGTGGTGTCATCGGCATATTTTACAAGGGTGTTGAAGGCATGGATGGGGGTGCAGTTATATGTGAAAAGGGTGAAGAGGACTGGGCTGagcacacttttattcaaagcgacttagaattatgactaaatacagttcaagcaattgagggttaagggccttgcttggtggcagtggggcttgaaccggcaaccttctgattactagtccagtatcttaagccctgtgctaccactgcccactatATCTGAGTGATAAATACTGTTTAGATTTTAGAATGCCATACCTTTCATAGGAGATCCCTGATGGCCGGGTGGTATCACCACCCCCATGCCTAGACCTCGGCGGTAAGGGAAATTCTCAGGGCTGTACTTTTCACTGATCACCTGCATGAAAGTGCGGCCTTCCACTTCAAGTGCTTCCATGGCCCTGTCCTGCACTCCGTTTTCAAAAAATAACTCTCCTTAGAGCCGAGCTGATAGAGCAATTGAATAGAAACAGGTAAATACCATGTAAATTCAAGATACATTACCAGTCAAGAAAAACCCGAGGCAAATTATACCAAAGTTTACCGCTGTAAATAAGAGAACAAGGGCATTGGTTGATTTACAGTCATGTATCTGAACGGTAATGCTACTGTTGGatgttgtaattattataacataataaaattctCATAGCGCCTGAATAACATGTCTAGATATTAgaacgtacactgatcagccataacattaaaaccacctccttgtttctacactcactgtccattttatcagctccacttaccacatagaagcactttgtagttctacaattactgactgtagtccacctgtttctctgcatactttttagcctgctttcaacctgttcttcaatggtcaggacccccacaggaccaccacagaacaggtgttgtgctggtatgagtggatcagacgtattcactgtccactctattagacactcctacctagtcggtccaccttgtagatgtaaagtcagagacgatcgctcatctatcgctgctgtttgagtcggtcatcttctagaccttcatcagcggtcacaggacgctgcccactgggcactgttggctggatatttttggttggtggactattctcagtccagcagtgacagtgaggtgtttaagaattccatcagtgctgcagtgtctgatccactcataccagcacaacacacactaacacaccaccaccatgtcagtatcagtgcagtgctgagaatgatccaccacctaaataatacctgctctgtagtggtcctgtgagggtcctgaccattgaagaacagcatgaaagggggctatgAAGCAGATGTAAGATTTTTAATGCTTTACAACTTCATAAGTACATACATTTTGGTAAATTCATGGTAAAAGAGCAACCCTAGGAACAAATCGTAGTCTCAGGTTTTGAACCACCCATTAAAAGCGACGTTGTAAATAGCTACGAAACGcttatttacaataattacatCAGCACGTGAAGGCACCACGACTGTCAGTCTGTCATAGTGCTTTTAAACCACTTCATGTCACCGAACAAACAAATATGTCAAAttattaactaattaattactGACCTTTAACACATAGCTAAAAGCCGAGCAAGTGATAGTAAAAACCGTGTAAAGAAGTCAGACAGCGGCTGGTGACAGCGTGTGTTTACAAATGTCACTTCATTCTGACTTCATTTCTATTCGGCTGATAAacaaaacacattcacacacttcACATACTCCTCTTCGGCTAAGCAACATTATAAACAAAGTAGTAATAGTGTAATGTAGCACAAATGACAGCTATTATGCATTTAAAAGAAACGAAAATGAGAGAAATAGCGACAACATacgacatatatatatattcgttGAAATCCTGGAGGAGCCGTGCTGCGTtccggtgttctgtcgatttatcctacccatcgatttgtcctactgaGCATGCGCACATCGGTTTTGACTCGTTGCggggaacgcctataattctgtgctacctttgcctaatttatttgttctagcggttagtaacgtatggtttcgttttaattctttaaaaagtttaaagtttaagtgtatgtatatgtaatgctgttattatgtgactttaaaaaaaaaaagctatataaaaatattcaaagtgcttaaatgagctgtacttgattgattacagttaaataactgtgtatcttaataatgctgtgttaacgttgtatttaaccacgtttatacatgcCTTTGGTAATTTTAGAtgcgtttttcatacatctagaaaagccaatcatttttaaataaccatctgcgaccttaacattatgacaacacaaaatgtattaggttatttttcagttttgtgctttattagcagttcaatatgtacagtaacggttgtttgaagttaaagttgagtttaaagtgaattactgaatgaatatgttgagcatttattacgttttttatgtactcagttatttgtatatgtacaacTATTTTTTGCTGCTCCCCTGTCAGTTTAGTTCTAATTATTTGAGATTAAGATGTTCTTCGggttagaatattatttactacaaaatcaaaatgtacatacatcatacatacatcatacacacatacacatatatatatatatatatatatatatatacatactgtatatacatataatactcactacatagccaacactacatatacacactacatagccaaaagaactcgcttgtagttctacaattactgactgtagtccatctgtttctctgcatgctttgttagctcccttcatgctgttcgtcaatggtcagaacccccacagagcaggtattatttaggtggtggatcattctcagcactgcagtgacactgacatggtggtggtgtgagtggatcagaaacagcagtgctgctggagttttaaaatacagtgtccactcactgtccactctattagacactcctacctagttggtccaccttgtagatgtaaagtcagagacaatcgctcatctattgctgctgtttgagatggtcatcttctagaccttcatcagtggtcacaggacactgcccacagggtgctgtaggctagatgtttttggttggtggacttttctcagtccagtgacagtgaggtgttaaaaactccatcagcatttctgtgtcttatccactcataccagcacaacacacactaacacaccagcaccatgtcagtgtcactgcagtgctgagaatgggactgtgtcagtgcccttggcaaaggtcatttacacttctgtgatggcagcattaaagcagaaaagtacattgagatcttagagcaacatgtgctgccttcaagacgtcatcttttccagggacgtccatgcattattcaacaagacgatgcaaaaccacatgctgcacacattacaagggcatgtctgcggaagaagagggtacaggtgctggcctgcctgcctgctgtcctgacctgtccccaatagagaacgtgtggagaatttcgaAACAAAAtatgtgacaatgacgaccccgtactgttgcacatcttaaaacgtgtttgcaggaagaatgggacaaaataaaagctgaaacatcaaatcacttggtatcctcggtgccaaaacgtcttttaagtgtggtgaaaaggaatggcaacattacaaagtggtaaatgctttactgtcccaacttttttggaatgtgttgcaggcctgaaatgcaggaatggatgtttaataataaatgaaatgaagttaagcagacaaaacatgaaatatctcaggttcatcctgtctgcaatcaaataaaagtcaaagtaaatgttgtATTTAGATGCTTTGCTGTGGCACTTCAGCAACTGCAGTCAGGTACATTCTGTTTTCCTTAAATATCCTTGAAACTTACAACTCAACTGTAGTACACCTGTTGCAAATTGAAAGGATTGGACATAGTCTGCATAGACACACCTAGTTCTAAAAGGCTCATCATTCACACAGTGCTGTCAGAATAAAAACTGATCCAAGAAATTCaaagaactgtctgtggatTGCAGCAATCAAACTGTGGCAGGGCATAGATTAGAGCCTATAAAACATTATGGAAGGCTTTGAGTTTTCATTGGTCCAATTCAATGATTATTTCAATTGAAGTGGCTTGGCAAAGTTGACAGTCTGGTCAAAACTCACTTTTAACTTTAAAGGAGCTCCAAAAATCTTGTACAACACTGGGGGAACCTAATCGATAACCATCTCAGCACTTCATAAGTCAGACTTTTATAGCAGTGGCAAGACGGAAGCTGCATGTAGGACTGGCAACATGAAGGACAGATTCTCTCTAAATtggcaaaagtattcgctcgtctgccttcacatgcatatgaacttgagtgacgtcccattcttaatccatagggtttaatatgatgtagACCCACCCCTTGcacctataacagcttcaactcttctgggaaggctttccacaaggtttaggagtgtgtttatgggaatgtttgaccattcttccagaagcgcatttgtgaggtcagacactgatgttggacgagaaggcctggctcaaagtctccattctaattcatcccaaaggtgttctatcgggttgaggtcaggactctgtgcaggccagtcaagttcaaaggcacaatgcagtcagacaagtatcgttcacctggcaaccaccaaacccagactagTCCATTGGATttccagacggagaagcgtgattcgtctcCCCAGAGAAcacgtgctttacaccactgcatccgacgctttgcattgcgcttggtgatgtaaggcttggatgcagctgttcggccatggaaacccattccatgaagctctctacacactgttcttgagctaatctgaaggccacatgaagtttggaggtctgtagcgattgactctgcagaaagttggcgacctctgcgcattatgcgcctcagcatccgctgacccggcTGACATTTTACCTGGCTACCACTTCGTtgttgagttgctgtcgttctcaatcgcttccactttgttataataccactgacagtcgactgtggaatatttagtagcgaggaaatttcatgactggacttgttgcacaggtggcatcctatcacggtaccacgctggaattcactgagctcctgagagcgacccattctttcactaatgttcgtagaagcagtctgcatgcctaggtgcttggttttatacacctgtggccatggaagtgatcggaacacctgaattcaattatttatggatgagtgaatacttttggcaatatattgtaactgtattgtaaagcTACAGGTATGTATGTAATGCTAATGTCACCAGAGAGATTCAGACCAGGTACTGGACTCTAGTGCAGGTTTATTGATTCACAGGAGTAGTCACAAACAAACAGGGTCGGTACCGGGTAATCAAGTCAAAATCCAaagcaaacaaaaccaaaacggAAAACCAATCGATAAACCGTGAAACAAAAAAGCAAGAGAAACAAGGGAATGCTCAGAAATGCACCGCATAGCAAATACAAGACTTCACAGGGAGCCAAACAAAGGCCAGGGTTTTTATAGAGTCCACTATGGCCACTGATTAGGATCAGGTGAGCCACCAGCTGGCAGGTACTCAGGTATAGGTGCCCtctgcattttattttcaaaattctccacacatcctCTATTGGAGGCAGATCAAGGCTGCATGCAGGCCAGtacagtacctgtaccctcttctccTTAactgcatggatgtccctggaaaagatgtccTTACCTTTGCAAAAGGCATTGACACAAAGCCATGCCATGAGcactgtgtccatttttttcaaaaaagacctggaatgctgattcatctgaccacaatacacatttccactgtgtgatggtccatcctagatgcctccgagcctagagaagtcgacgctgcttctggacatggttaacataaggcttcttttttgcacagtaaagttttaagtggcatttgtgcatgtaactctgtattgtagtgcttgacaaaggtttgccaaagtaatccctcacccatgtggttatatcagctgttgttgagtggcggttgatgcagtgccgtctgagggattccttgaatcgtttaatgatattatgcactgtagagggaggaaTATGCACAtttcttccaatctttctttgaggttcattgtttttaaacatttcaatcattttctcacacatttgttgacaaactggagatcctctgatcatctttgctcatcaaagactccaaTCCATGATTAcgatcacctgtttggaattacatcattatttagtttttgtacctcattactagtcctaaattgcccccgtcgcaacttttttttggaatgtgttgcaagcctgaaatgaaagttgagcagacaaaacatgaaatatctcgggttcaaactgtctgcaatcaaataaaagtcaaagtaaatgtaaggaacactacatttttgtcccaactttttctgatttggggttgtattacacCAACACAGGATGGAACAAGTGTGTCATGAACTAAACTTTTTTTGAACAAGGCTAAGTGCTAAACCTTCAATGTTCTATGCTTGTGAGGTTCTGACCTTTAAACTAACAAATGTTT includes:
- the tbcela gene encoding tubulin folding cofactor E-like a; the encoded protein is MEALEVEGRTFMQVISEKYSPENFPYRRGLGMGVVIPPGHQGSPMKDRLNLPSVLVLNGCGISSAGDEGEIAAFCAHVVELDLSQNKLQDWHEISKIVMNIPNLDTLNLSSNPLSEAALDPDCAEVFSRVRRLVLNNTQVSWDVVHTFTREMPELEELFLCLNEYNTVMPTATPCPSLRLLHITDNNLQDWSEVRKFGTMFPSLDTLVLANNNLSSILESEDNLRRLFPNLRSINLHNSGLSRWEDIEKLNCLPKLEEVRLRGIPLLQPYTNMERRSLMIAQLPSVNSLNGSVVTNGEREDAERFFIRYYQDYSEDELPNRYQCLVTKYGKLAPLAEIDLRPRCHAKVAVHCEDRVEQVRIRLDQTVAELKKQLKAVVRLSASNMRLYYIDKDMHSAFGPEEMKYSTRALHSYSIQDGDEILVVPKTK